cgaaacctggcaccatccctacagttaagcataatggtggcagcatcatgctgtgggaatgtttttcagcggcagaaactgggagactagtcaggatcgagggaaagatgaacggagcaaagcacagagagatccttgatgaaaacctgctccagagcactcaggacctcagactggggcaaaggtttaccttccaacaggacaacgaccagccaagacaatgcaggagtggcttcgggacaagtctctgaatgtccttaagtggcccagccagagctcagacttgaacccgatcgaacatctctggagagacctgaaaatagctatgcagcaacgctccccatccaacctgacagagcttaagaggatctgcagagaagaatgggagaaactccccaaatacagaagactcaaggctgtaatcgctgccaaagctgcttcaacaaagtactgagtaaagggtctgaatacttatgtaaatgtaataaataaataaataaataaaaaaatatatatatatataaatgtgcaacaatttctaaaaacctgtttttgctttgccattatgaggtattgtgtgtggattgatgagggaaaaaaactatttaatcaattttagaataaggctgtaatgtaacaaaatggggaaaaagtcaaggggtctgaatactttccgaaggcactgtatgtatggtATGTACATGGCTGGCAGGCCAGATATAGTTACAGGAAGGGGAAATCCATACCAAAGCTTAGCATAATTGCCTCTTGTTGAACACATTTCCTCTTCTTgagcccacaaactgttaggacctacataaatctgtcccaacagcagagtccaaacagcagtcccaacaccttaccactgctacacctggctatcagctgaGCCTTGTCTGACAGCTAAAcatttcattcagcctcatttactgccttttaaaaaaacatagctgatatggctgacttgcttaaacaaatgtggtttctactgagatgtacaaactatggcataaggggacaacaagtggataagaggcaatccgtaatttcgattaagacattagtgagcgagctaggacggacgtagtatAACTATTTGTtgagcacttttgaaatgtacagcgacagaattcagaacatgggccgttcttacagtgttctccctgtacaacaagtcagaaccataggataaataaagggggcatataagcagacaatgaaagctcttccaatattcgatgattacatttctctaaaacaggttataggctacatgtgtaccaccaagtcagaacagtaggcaaaattaagaggggaaaatggaccaaattattagggtgaggcacatgggttactaacagcttactacacaacatacacttagtattactttcttagctacagtatacatatctccctggcatattacataatttatgcagaagcatacaagacatttttggactcaccttgttgtgctgtgctcacttgaacaggaaggtggcgcggcggtcatttgtgggcaaattttgtaatcaaagtctggcattctctggatttatggtgctctcaagacaactgggaactcagaaaaaacaaggttgaatcatgatgacgtcaggaatcttcaggttgtagctctagaaagaggcctgagttcccgacttacaattctgagttggatgaccgttcaaaacgtattttcccagttggcACTTGTTTTTCccccgagtttccagttgtctttaactcactgaagtcagatttctcagttccgagttaacagttgttttgagcacggcagaaatcatgctggattgacagcatggccaatgctgaatgtttatcattttaagcttggaaaatagaaccttaaacccagacttgggaccacacagccactccacagaatagcaggctagtgattgctttccaatgcttgcagttagccactgattccttccaaaccattgttgaatttgcgatttccaacttgatgtgtagtgtttatgtccaatggccgatgagtaCCGATACATTTTTATCTATTATTTATCTTcaaatgacaaggattaaaaaggatttccctgtagattgtcgacttgattcatgatgatgactgctagctaagattttcaAAGTATGATGTTGATATGATCAGTCCattcaaagctactgtagatataacatgatttgacatcattttatctgtggccaatgaccttgagccttcttggatgggcagttctaatataactctatggcagcacccaaggggcttagagttgcggtgacgtagtgtccccatgagtgacagaacactgagcaaaTTAAGCCGCAACTAGAGAACACtgccaacccctacgctccgtattttccactggctgccccaccaccacagaaagcactgagctaggctgaaacacctgcattttggagctgccttacttaaGAGAGCAAAAaatagaccatgtttgtatgcggctttattaactcaattaatATTAtgatttttgatttttttttacattgtttgcaaactgatatgtcaCACGTATTAATACCAAAATAGTcaaccccccctccaaaaaaaacgCTTTTTTTtggctaaaaatgtggggctcaaaagcaccacctgccctgaatgacaggtcgccactgtTGCTGACTGACAAAGCGTTTGTTTGATTGATAATTTGTTTGGTGACTAATGATTTGAgatctgtgtgattatttcttcATACAAGTCTATCATGTATGTATAGTATATGTAAAATGTCCACAATTTCAGCCACCTGAAATTTGGCAGGGtagcctacagatgtaggatcttaatttgagccagtttgctacagcaggaaaataatcctgcagcaacaagaaatgtgaattgttatgtggactataattaatggacaactttgacatttcaaagtggaaattacaaacttcagaagcctttttaaaccaggaaagttctcctgcaaccgggtgatcaaattaagatcctacatctgtagtaccTCTCATCCATTCAAAATAACATTGCAGTTCCTCATATAATCACTGTCAATGTGATAAAAGGACCCTGGCTGAAGCTCAAAACCATAATACAGTACACCACTCCCATACTTTATTGTGTGGAGTAACAAAGTGTCAAGGTCTAAGCTAGCCTATTGTAGATAATCAAAGTGTTGTCACCACACAGTAACACTCATATGTTACTCTAGTCAATGTGTAGGTACTGTGTTTGGCAAAAATCTGAGAATTGTCGGTTGGAAATACAAACAggtaaaatgttttgttttcacctTGGGAATCATAAAGCATGATGAGGCAGCCGTATGGACATACAAAAGTAAtgtctgtataaataaaggtatgGAAATCCATAGTGTACAAAGGTCGTTAATATTGCTTATCACCACTGTGGACGGGGATGTAGAATACATGTGCCAGGTCAAGTTCACAACAAACACCTTCTCAGTAGCACTTAGTCCTAAAAATGAAAGTCTGACATATTTGCTAGAAAAAAATCTCTGTATTATCAAAGTATTGCATCAATTATCCACAAAGTATTCACAAATTATTCACAAAATGaacataaaacaaacaaaaagtccTCACTGAGGAGCATAATTTGATTTTAAAAATGAAATGTTTCAAAGAAAAAAAGCCCATAGGACAATATTAAAAACGAAATGTACTTGTAAACATTGTGAGATGGACAAGTGAAATGTCCTTATTGGGCTCAGTGCTGCCAAGCCTCTAACTTCAGTTGGACAAAATATATAGTCACTTCATGATGTCATAGTTGCAACATACAGTCATACTGTAGCTTACATCAGTTTAGATCGATGTCAAAATGTGTCCTAACTCCTAAGATAGACAATTCCTGGTCAACAGACAATTCCTGGTCAACCTACGTTTCTTTGTTTCATGTAGCAGCAGCTCTATTTCGCCCTCTCAGAAACAGTTTTATTGTTTGAACAGGGCTTGTCTTTAGGCGTGCACTGCCATTCAATGGCGTTAATGGTTAACAGAAAGATAAAGGAAGTCTGTTTCCACTAGATCACACAGTTTCTTTCCTCATTCACTGAAACACATTGTAATTTCATTTTATTATAAGGAACATTATAGCCTACTGAATTGTGGATCAAAGTTGTGGGCTATTATCAAGCAAAAACAATAGCCTAGAATGAAGTTGGCCTATAAAACCTATAATCTATGCACGTTTAATTAAAATTAGGCCTGTCCAATAACAAAATGTATCCCTAGGCTATAGCCTAAATGGCTTAATGACTGATTGGAAATATGCTAACCTTGTGCGCATTGCGCATCATATGGCCGAGGTCTCTGTAGCTGTGTGCGGGACAGGTATGTCAGCGTCCACGGATGCAGACACTGTGTGCATGTCCTCATCAAGCGGCCCCATCGCCAATACGACAGGCGGGGGCTTCGGTTGCTGTTGGGCATCCCTCATGTGAGTCGTAGACAGCCCGGTCCCTGCCCTTCTCGCGACCCCGCGGCCTCCATTCCGCCGCAGAGAGTTCCTGACACTGTTGGAGAGACGGCTGGATAACCGCCTCACCGCACCTGCGATGCCCCGCTCCTTCTTCAAGAGCCCGACGTCATCCTCCAGCTCCTCCGGGGGGACCTCGATGTTGCCCGTGTACCAGAACACCCACCAGACGAGGCTGAGGAAGATGATGATTGCCCCGGCGTAGATTAAAAAGTCATAAAAGAATATGTCCGCAAAAACACCGATCAAAAGAACGAGCAGCCCGAATATGTCGAAGGACACTGCCAACCAAAAGGCGCAGGAACAGCGCCCTAGACCGCGGTACGTCGGCTCCATGCCTCTAAATTGGCTTGGAGATAGAGGCCTAACAAATACTTGGTTTAGACCACCTTTTCTTTTTTAACTATCATTTGCGGTTGGTTTCCTGGTGGAATTCGGTTGGGGTCGAGTTTCAAACGGAGCCGTTTGTTTGAACAGGTAAGGTGAGACAGGTGAGGAAGCTCGCCCCTATTCATGTTTTCCTGTGTCACAGCACAGGGAGAGGTGGGGCGTGGTAGCCGTAGACAGGTGAGGGAGGGCTGGGTAGACGGGATACTGGCATGACACCAGCCATATTAATACTGCAAAGGAGGTAGGACATGTGTGACATGCACTGTAGAAAGGAGCCATTATGGTTCTGATTTTCTAGATATCGGTCATCAGTCCAATATGCAGAGAGACGCCAAACATGGCACACTAATGTCTGTTCACAAGCATCATGATATTCCTTTCACCTGTGGAATGACATTCTGGACAACATTTGACTCatgacatgtttctctccctcattTCTACAAGAACAATGGCAGAAATCTATTCACATCCAGATTTTTTCTATAAATTAAAACAGTAATGACAGACAAAAGCCtctaaggctgtgtttacacaggcagccatattctgatcttttttccactaattacTCGTTTGACCAATCCCCTCAGATCTTTtcacagatctttttcagagctgatctgattggccaATTAGTAGAAAAAAAAGATCTGATTTGGACTGCCTGTCTGCAGCCTCAGTATAATGTGATACACCCAACCTCTCACCTGACTCCTAAGTGATGGCGTGTAGGCCTATTGCCACCTTGTGGTCTTTTGTACAGAAAAACATGTGCCCCCATACAATTTATTACTGTACATTGAAAATGAAAGactaaatcaaatctaattttttATTCATTACACAATTGCTGCATTATGTTCATAAATAAAATGACACATTTAGAAAGAAGATAAAGGGTGCTGCTCTCACAATGTTGGATATTAATGGAATCAGTAGCCTACATGAATGATTGAATGAACAAATGCACAAAACAATGTAAAACTAACATCTCAAGTTTAggtaaaaatgtaaacattttggCTAACTTAGACCGAATTCAAATCCCACTGGCCCCACCtcctttaaaaaatgttttgcttttgacCAGATGGACACATCCTTTTTGACCCAGAAACATAAAAGGTTATATTATTTAATCCAGTAGCAGTATTGAGGGACAGAGCGAGGGTGCACCCACTACCACTCAGTGTCCAACTGTCCATCATGACTTCAACAATCAGCTATAATAATGTCCGGTAGAATTTTCTGACTCTGTAATCCTGTTTCTGAAGGATTTAGCAATCCACTACAACAGCAGCTACAAGGAAAACAGTTGCTTATGGTGGAAAAACAACAACTATTACAGATCAcaatcagacagacagatgggaTAGCCTGGGCCGCAGCAGCAGGGCCATGTTCCGATCATGTTAAAGCCCTCCAACAGAGCAATCACATGATGTTCCCTTTTACAGGACGAGGTCATTCAATCCCATATTTGTATTAGGCCCTAGATAGAGGACAGCTACATACAGAAGATAAACAGTGCATTTCACAGAGGTCTCTCTTACAAAATGGAATCTATATGAAGACTAACCtgcataaataaaggttaaataaatacaaatccatCTGTTATGTTACACTTGCCTCCTCATACATTTATACATCTTTTAGAAAGTGTGCTTTTCAGAATTATGTTGGGAGAAAACCCCACTAACACAGTTGACCTACTCTACAGTACAAAACAACATAGTTTTAGCTTGAGTCCATGGCTCTTCAGTGCTGTTCGTGCACCTGAAGCGCCTTGCCATTGACCTTGGTCAGAGCATTGTGCTCTAGTCTCTGTTTCACCACGGGCACCCACACCAGCCCCGTGACCAGGAACATGAGCCCCACAGAAAGGAACACAGGACCCAGCAGGTAGGGCACGTTCCCCACCTGGGTAAagtagagcagagagagggcCGTGCCCAAGCCGAACAGCACTCCGCCGATAAGGATGGCCAGGATGGGCCTGGTGAAGTAGTACCAGCAGGGGATGTTAGTGCCCAGAGTGACCCCGTCAGGGACAAGGTTCAGTGGGGTCGTTGCTTCAGTGTCCCGGGTCTCATGGTTGGTGCTGGTGCGGCTGGTTTTACGATCCATGTCTGACACGGTGAACACTGTGGATTGCATCCTTGGGTTGTGCTGAGGAAGGGATACCAGATCAGAACAGACACCACTTAAAAGTATAGGACTTTATCAATCACTGGTACTTCACAGACATGCATTCAGAGATGTACGGTTTACTATTTTATCAACCAATCTGTCATTGCAGAACTCACTATTTCAGATCTCATTTGACTTGCTAAAATTGCAATAAAACTACATGGAAAAAGAAATTCCATCCcatttgtatattttatcaaatccTGCAGTCTTCAATTTAATTCAAAATCATAAAAAAAAACGATATCCTCACTTACCATTAGGCGTTTCGCCTGTGTTGTCTCTTGCTCTTTGCCCAGTGTTGGTcagaggctggctggctgctccTCTGACGACTACTGTCAAAACCACTACTATGGCCAAAGCCACACCCACACAGAACAGTGACCCCACCCTGTAGTTCCCTATCCCGCTCTGTGTCCCTCCACCATGTCATGACAATCTCTGCTTTGCTCCAGTTTGTGCCCtgttgacatacagtatattctcCCCACATGGCATTTTAGGCTATGTATTATGGGAAAATGGAACAGCACAATATTCTTTCTAAGATGCCATCAGGATTGTTTCTGGTGGGGCCTGATGGCCAAAttctacaaataaaataaatattgtacATTTGAATGCTACAAATTGATAGAATTTAAGTTTGAAAAGGGCATGATGCTTATGGAGAATGGGTAATTTATGGTATGGGAGAGTATTATAGACACATTCTAATTGGGTCCAGATGTCAGTTGTGTATGGATAATTAGGTTTGCGTAAATACAAGTCATGTTTGATTTATTAAATTGATCTGTGATTAAAACAATATCCATTCAAGTAAAACTTGAAAGGGAGAGGAGGCGCCACCTGCTGGTCATGTAATTTAGAAGAGTACAAAAAGGTACACAAGTGGTCATTACACACAGGCAAATATCCAGCTGTAGGGCACATTCTGTATGGGTTGAAATGAAGTATTTTAGGCTTTGAAAAGGACTGCCCGAACACACTTCTGCCATGAAACAGCTCTACTAAATTCCATCTTTCAAACAGGGTAAAGAATCTTTGGTATGCATGATAAAGATTAAATGACAAATTTCATGTCAACTTAATTATATTTTTCCTCTCACGTTAAACACTTCTGTGAAACAGCCCAAATAAAGAACTAGCACTTCTCCAATTTTTATATTTATTGTCATAGTAGTTTCCTTTTATAACATGTGAAGGCGCTCAGGCACACTGCCAGAACGCCATATAAGAGAAACCAAAAGTGGGTAAAAGCAATGGGAGACATGtacaactagggttgcaaaaatcCATTAATTTtagcaaaattcccaggttttccagaaatcttgGCTGGAAGATTCCAGATTTCCCACCTATTCCCTCGATTCTGAATTTTGGGAAGTTAGTGGATATTTGCAACCCTTTGTACAACCAAGATAATAACATTTTGGTTTCAACTTGTTAAATTCTCAAACCATCTTTTTttgtaaataatatatttttctGTATTACAAGCAAATCCTGGTCCTCGTCTGGTTACAGATATAAATGCTGCCATTGTAAATTTTCAATGATGGAAGaagaaataataaaaataaaaaactggaaGAGAAAACCATTGTGTTATGGTCATGAGTAGACCAGAGTTGGGGTGTGAGGGAATGGGTTTGGGGGGTGGGGCCTAACCCAAAAATGGCATAGCTGAGCTCTCAATATGAGAAAGCTGACTCGTGTGTACTTGATCTCGTTTTTCCATTTGCTTAAAAACAGGTTTCTTTTTCAGATACGTTTTTTAAGCTGATCATCGACAGGTCaagggggggagagaagagaggagggccGCGAGCAGAGTTGCCGTCACCGCCGCCTGTTCCCATCGATGACCCCTGACCCCACTCTTCACCCCCACCCCACCATGGTGCCGGACTGTGACCGGGGACTCCCATGCAACTGCTTCAGTCCCTCTCAGCAACGAGCTTCAACACCTTACCAATGGCAATGGTCTTACCTGGGGAGAGGACACAGAGACGTAGGTTAACAGCAAAGCCCCGGTCTACTCATGTCCAAATGGGCTAGTTTTAAATTAAAATCAAAACTTCATAAGTGGAGCCCCTCCACTCTCCGACCCCCTCCTACAGACTTTCTCCCTCTTTAGGGTCCCAATGAATGACACATCCGCTCTACCCCACTCCCCAACCAACAGTACTTTTTCACCACGAATGCAACTCAACCACTAAGACTTTAATCTAGGGCTGGGCAATATGACCAAAATATTCTATCACGGCACTTAAAAAAAATTGGCGGTAtgaatgtttttagtttttgaataaaagttctacatttgctttatgagtagtgagtaaTCCTAGgttggcaacacatacattctaagtgatttcaatgagtctttccccattctgattgttttatactgtcaATTTAACTTCAACCAAAACAAATGTCAGCACTTATCATTTCTGCATCTCCTGCACTCAATTGCAGTGGTgggaaaaaagtacccaattgtcatacttgagtaaaagtaaagtaaaagatacgttaatagaaaattactccaagtaaaaatcacccagtaaaatactacttaagtataagtatttggttttaaatatacttaagtataaaaagtaaatgtaattgataaaatgtacttaagtatcaaaagttaaagtaatttaaaattccttatattaagcaaaccagacggcaccattttcttgcttacggatagccaggggcacactccaacactcaacaataatttacaaacaaagcatttgtgtttagtgagttctccagatcagaggcagtagatgaccagggatattctcttgaCAAGTGCGTGAATGTGACCATTGTCCTGTCCTgccaagcattcaaaatgtaacgagtacttttaggtgtcagggaaaatgtatggagtaaaaagtatattttcttctttaggaatgtagtgaagtaaaaataaaaatagtaaagtacagatccaaaaaaataaataacttaacttctatgggctacgtgggacgcaagcgtctagaatatgcatattattagtagatttggatagaaaacactgaagtttctaaaactgtttgaatggtgtctgagtataacagaactcatatggcaggcaaaaacctgagaaagtcaaccaggaagtggaggatctgagaattgtagttctttctagtccctttcgaaactacagtatctgtggggttacgttgcacttcctaaggcttccattggctgtcaaaagccttcagaaagtagtttCAGCTTTCTCCcgttactgggcagataataggagctcagttactgagtggacaaagggattggatatgcgcggtcacgcgagcgcgccgttccttctttttctccttgaatgaatacgccattgtccggttggaatattatcacaattttacgttaaaaataccataaagattgattttaaacagcgtttgacatgcttctaagtacggtaatggaacattttgactttttgtctctgtctttggatagtgctctgaacgcacgaacaaaacggaggcatttggacataaatatgtattatttctaacaaaaacatttattgtggaagtagcagtcctgggagtgcattctgatgaagatcagcaaaggtaagagaatatttataatactaattctgagtttaggttgccccagaacttggcgggtgtctgtatagcttgctttgattgCGAGCTATGTaatcagaatattgaaaaatgtgctttcgccaaaaagctattttaaaatctgacacagcggttgcataaaggagtactgtatctataattcttaaaataattatgtattttgtcaacgtttatgaggagtatttttgtaaattgatgtggtcattcaccggatgttttggtgggaatacattttctgaacatcacgcgccaatgtaaaatgctgtttttggatataaatatgaacttcatcgaacaaaacatacatgtattgtgtaacatgatgtcgtaggcgtgtcatctgatgaagatcgtcaaaggttagtgcttcatttagctgtgttttgggtttttgtgacatatatccttgcttggaaaatggctgtgtggttatttttgtctatgtactctcctaacataatctaatgttttgctttcgctgtaaagcctttttgaaaatcggacaacgtggttacattaaggagaagtgtaactttaaaatggtgtaaaatagtcgtatgtttgagaaattgaaattatgatatttttgctgttttgtatttcgcgccatgctatttcactggctgttgaatagtgtgggacggtcacgtcccaccttgcccagagaaGTTAAGGAAC
This genomic stretch from Salmo trutta chromosome 32, fSalTru1.1, whole genome shotgun sequence harbors:
- the LOC115171586 gene encoding uncharacterized protein LOC115171586, with the protein product MHNPRMQSTVFTVSDMDRKTSRTSTNHETRDTEATTPLNLVPDGVTLGTNIPCWYYFTRPILAILIGGVLFGLGTALSLLYFTQVGNVPYLLGPVFLSVGLMFLVTGLVWVPVVKQRLEHNALTKVNGKALQVHEQH